A part of Acidobacteriota bacterium genomic DNA contains:
- a CDS encoding (2Fe-2S)-binding protein, whose translation MTPDLVSISFTVNGVPATAAVQPHHTLLDLLRDRLQLTGTKECCAEGECGACTVLLDGRAICSCLVLAAEADGHAVTTIEGLAVNGQLDAVQAAFLEKGAVQCGFCIPGMIMSAKYLLMTNPDPTPAEIQDGLSGNLCRCGGYHRIIEAVAAAAKAGR comes from the coding sequence ATGACCCCCGACCTGGTGTCGATTTCCTTCACGGTGAACGGTGTGCCGGCGACGGCCGCCGTCCAGCCGCACCACACGCTGCTCGACCTGCTGCGCGATCGACTGCAGCTCACGGGCACGAAGGAATGCTGCGCGGAGGGCGAGTGTGGCGCCTGCACGGTGCTGCTCGATGGCCGGGCGATCTGTTCCTGCCTCGTGCTCGCAGCCGAAGCCGACGGGCACGCCGTCACCACGATCGAAGGGCTGGCGGTGAACGGCCAGCTCGATGCGGTGCAGGCGGCGTTCCTCGAGAAGGGCGCGGTGCAGTGCGGCTTCTGCATCCCGGGCATGATCATGTCGGCGAAGTACCTGCTGATGACCAATCCCGACCCGACGCCGGCCGAGATTCAGGACGGGCTCTCCGGCAATCTGTGCCGGTGCGGCGGGTACCACCGGATCATCGAAGCGGTCGCGGCCGCGGCAAAGGCCGGGCGGTGA
- a CDS encoding xanthine dehydrogenase family protein subunit M: MAAFRYLRPRTMSEAIAVLDEHGAAARVLAGGTDVLVRLRLGHLRPAVVLDVKDVPELDAGIVETDGVLRVGARTVMTDLIADARVRRHFPALADAASVVGSVQIRNRATLAGNICNASPAADTAPALLVYGAIVHLAGPHGTRQVPLETFFLGPGKTVVGRGELVTAIDLPVPAAPVGAAFGRVTRRRGVDLATINLCCSVTRDGQARFAFGAVAPTPILVADASGAFAPDAPAHDRDAAIQRLIGHARPISDVRGGREYRQAMLAVMSRRSWTTAIDRLTTRNESR, from the coding sequence GTGGCCGCGTTCCGGTATCTCAGACCGCGCACGATGAGCGAGGCGATCGCCGTGCTCGACGAGCACGGCGCCGCCGCGCGAGTGCTCGCCGGCGGCACCGACGTGCTCGTGCGTCTGCGCCTGGGCCACCTGCGTCCCGCCGTCGTGCTCGACGTCAAGGACGTGCCCGAGCTCGACGCCGGCATCGTGGAGACGGACGGCGTGCTTCGCGTCGGCGCGCGAACCGTGATGACCGACCTCATCGCCGACGCCCGCGTGCGGCGCCATTTTCCCGCGCTCGCCGACGCCGCCTCGGTCGTCGGGTCCGTGCAGATCCGGAACCGCGCCACGCTCGCCGGCAACATCTGCAACGCGTCGCCGGCGGCCGACACGGCGCCCGCGCTGCTCGTCTACGGCGCCATCGTGCACCTTGCGGGCCCGCACGGCACGCGGCAGGTGCCGCTCGAGACGTTCTTCCTCGGCCCGGGAAAGACGGTCGTCGGCCGGGGAGAGCTCGTCACGGCCATCGACCTGCCGGTGCCGGCAGCGCCGGTCGGCGCCGCGTTCGGCCGGGTGACCCGCCGCCGCGGGGTCGATCTGGCCACGATCAACCTTTGTTGTTCCGTCACGCGCGACGGCCAGGCGCGGTTCGCATTCGGGGCCGTCGCGCCGACGCCGATTCTCGTCGCCGATGCGAGCGGCGCGTTCGCGCCGGACGCGCCGGCGCACGATCGCGACGCGGCGATTCAGCGCCTGATCGGCCACGCGCGGCCGATCTCCGACGTGCGCGGCGGGCGTGAGTATCGCCAGGCGATGCTGGCGGTGATGAGCCGGCGTAGTTGGACGACGGCGATCGATCGGCTGACGACGAGAAACGAGTCGCGTTGA
- a CDS encoding Tm-1-like ATP-binding domain-containing protein, producing the protein MAASIVVIGALDTKGEEVAFLRDQIAGRGHRTIVIDSGVLGQPTFPADIGREEVAQAGGVPLADLVAESDRGHAVTVMTNGMREVVLRLHAEGKVDAIIGMGGGAGTAVATAAMRALPLGIPKVMVSTLASSDVRGFVGVKDITMMPTIVDISGLNRISRAVFTRAAGAICGMAEAKVPPAADKPLVAASMFGNTTKCVEAARAIIERAGFEVLVFHATGSGGQTMESLIEAGDIAGVLDVTLTEWADELLGGVMSAGPTRLDAAANAGVPAAVAPGCLDMVCFWKPDSIPEKYRNRKIYIHNPNITLIRTTPEDNVELGRIIAGKLNASTGPVAVYFPLRGLSVVSTTGGPYSWPEADQALLDSLRQHLRKDIPVHVFDTHINDPEFAKAMADGLLGMLKR; encoded by the coding sequence ATGGCGGCATCAATTGTAGTCATTGGCGCGCTCGACACCAAAGGCGAGGAGGTCGCGTTCCTGCGCGATCAGATCGCCGGGCGCGGTCATCGCACGATCGTGATCGACTCCGGCGTGCTCGGCCAGCCGACGTTCCCTGCCGACATCGGCCGCGAAGAAGTCGCCCAAGCCGGCGGCGTGCCGCTCGCCGATCTGGTGGCCGAGTCGGATCGCGGCCACGCCGTCACGGTCATGACGAACGGCATGCGCGAGGTCGTGCTCCGCCTGCACGCCGAGGGCAAGGTCGACGCGATCATCGGCATGGGCGGCGGCGCTGGCACGGCGGTGGCGACCGCCGCGATGCGCGCGCTGCCGCTCGGCATTCCGAAGGTCATGGTCTCGACGCTCGCCAGCAGCGACGTGCGCGGCTTCGTCGGCGTCAAGGACATCACGATGATGCCGACGATCGTCGACATCAGCGGCCTGAACCGCATCAGCCGGGCGGTCTTCACGCGCGCCGCGGGCGCGATCTGCGGCATGGCCGAGGCGAAAGTCCCGCCAGCGGCCGACAAGCCGCTCGTCGCGGCCTCGATGTTCGGCAACACGACGAAGTGCGTCGAAGCCGCGCGCGCGATCATCGAGCGCGCCGGCTTCGAGGTGCTCGTCTTCCACGCCACCGGGAGCGGCGGGCAGACGATGGAGAGCCTCATCGAGGCCGGCGACATCGCGGGCGTGCTCGACGTCACGCTCACCGAGTGGGCCGACGAGCTGCTCGGCGGCGTGATGTCGGCGGGCCCGACGCGGCTCGATGCCGCCGCCAACGCTGGCGTGCCGGCGGCCGTCGCGCCCGGCTGTCTCGACATGGTCTGCTTCTGGAAACCCGACAGCATTCCGGAGAAGTACCGCAATCGGAAGATCTACATCCACAACCCGAACATCACGCTGATCCGCACGACGCCCGAGGACAACGTCGAGCTCGGACGCATCATCGCGGGCAAGCTGAACGCCTCGACCGGCCCTGTCGCGGTCTACTTCCCGCTGCGCGGGCTCTCGGTGGTCTCGACGACCGGCGGGCCCTACTCCTGGCCCGAAGCGGATCAGGCGCTGCTCGACTCACTCAGGCAGCACCTGCGCAAGGACATCCCCGTCCACGTGTTCGACACGCACATCAACGATCCGGAGTTCGCCAAGGCGATGGCCGACGGCCTCCTCGGCATGCTGAAGCGCTAG
- a CDS encoding PmoA family protein, translated as MMTRRVFFGLAGAAALTSRTRAQASAFTFDAEGAGRTLRDPQGRIVLGYLTSKPADVPLAGNSACCVHPFNTLAGQRATDIAPADHRDHRGIFFAWHDMTFTKGGATQKADFWGWGRFAPVEDRVIVNRDLRLVRSDATSAEIAVTNDWRIGTEAVLTEAAAMRVGESQGARVLDLTYTFTSGYEVTLNQMAFTGFCFRCRKDGAYVLSDANGEVTLPDSNATDATKNWPARDWYSHTLTLPDGTVIASAVIDHPSNPTSTWHEPRGVSFLNPCVSALAPVTIAAGTPFVLRYRAVAHDGPFPAGLLDRMAAEWRQR; from the coding sequence ATGATGACCCGTCGAGTGTTCTTCGGGCTGGCCGGCGCCGCGGCGCTCACCTCGCGCACGCGGGCCCAGGCGAGCGCGTTCACCTTCGACGCCGAGGGCGCGGGACGTACGCTGCGCGATCCGCAGGGCCGGATCGTCCTCGGCTACCTGACGAGCAAGCCGGCGGACGTGCCGCTCGCCGGCAACAGCGCCTGCTGCGTGCATCCGTTCAACACGCTGGCCGGCCAGCGAGCCACCGACATCGCGCCGGCCGATCATCGCGATCACCGCGGCATCTTCTTCGCGTGGCACGACATGACCTTCACGAAGGGCGGCGCCACGCAGAAGGCGGACTTCTGGGGATGGGGACGGTTCGCGCCGGTCGAGGACCGCGTGATCGTGAACCGCGACCTGCGCCTCGTGCGATCCGATGCGACGTCGGCCGAGATCGCCGTCACGAACGACTGGCGCATCGGCACCGAGGCCGTGCTGACGGAGGCGGCCGCCATGCGCGTCGGCGAATCGCAGGGCGCACGCGTCCTGGATCTGACGTACACGTTCACGTCCGGCTACGAGGTCACGCTCAATCAGATGGCGTTCACCGGCTTCTGTTTCCGCTGCCGGAAGGACGGTGCCTACGTGTTGAGCGACGCGAACGGCGAAGTGACGCTGCCGGACTCGAACGCCACGGACGCGACGAAGAACTGGCCGGCGCGCGATTGGTACAGCCACACGCTCACGCTGCCGGACGGCACGGTCATCGCCTCGGCGGTCATCGATCACCCGTCGAATCCGACGTCCACGTGGCACGAACCCAGGGGCGTGTCGTTCCTCAACCCGTGCGTCTCCGCGCTCGCGCCGGTGACGATTGCTGCCGGCACCCCGTTCGTCCTCCGCTATCGCGCCGTCGCGCACGACGGCCCGTTCCCCGCAGGCCTGCTCGACCGCATGGCCGCGGAATGGCGCCAGCGCTGA
- a CDS encoding universal stress protein, with protein MVALHHVLVATDFGEAADVALRYGRELARTFGADLHVLHVVEDVASRALVMAAGTPEEIALAQTGMEEDASRRLDGLLTDDERRELRATTAIEIATTPAATIVAYARRIDAGLIVIGTHGRGPVTHLLLGNVAERVVRTAPCPVLTVRHPEHDFVVPDPAAPAAEEA; from the coding sequence ATGGTCGCGCTGCACCACGTGCTCGTCGCAACGGATTTCGGCGAAGCCGCCGACGTCGCGCTCCGGTACGGCCGCGAGCTCGCGCGCACGTTCGGCGCCGACCTGCACGTCCTGCACGTCGTCGAGGACGTGGCCAGCCGCGCGCTGGTGATGGCGGCCGGCACGCCGGAGGAGATCGCGCTCGCGCAAACGGGCATGGAGGAAGACGCCAGCCGCCGGCTCGACGGCCTCCTGACCGACGACGAGCGCCGCGAACTGCGCGCGACGACCGCAATCGAGATCGCGACCACGCCCGCCGCCACGATCGTCGCGTACGCCCGGCGGATCGATGCCGGCCTCATCGTGATCGGCACGCACGGGCGTGGTCCGGTGACCCACCTGCTGCTCGGCAACGTCGCCGAGCGCGTCGTGAGGACCGCACCCTGTCCGGTGCTCACGGTCCGGCATCCGGAACACGACTTCGTCGTGCCGGATCCGGCAGCTCCCGCGGCCGAGGAGGCCTAG
- a CDS encoding universal stress protein, giving the protein MNTMQARDVGSGALPPANILVPTDFGVAANLALDHGRSLARAYGATLHIVHVMKDASTAAVIDAPAAEYDRADADLERHNRERLEALAVSSEPGVPVKTEILRSASPALAILGYARRAAADLIVMGTHGRSAISDFILGSVAQKVIRSAACPVMTVRASSPVDQPTERGTHVF; this is encoded by the coding sequence ATGAATACCATGCAGGCACGCGACGTGGGTTCCGGCGCCCTTCCTCCGGCCAACATCCTGGTGCCCACCGATTTCGGCGTGGCCGCGAACCTCGCCCTCGACCACGGTCGAAGCCTCGCCCGCGCCTACGGCGCCACGCTGCACATCGTGCACGTCATGAAGGACGCATCGACGGCGGCCGTCATCGACGCACCGGCCGCCGAATACGACCGCGCTGACGCCGATCTCGAACGCCACAATCGCGAGCGGCTGGAGGCGCTGGCGGTCTCGAGCGAGCCGGGTGTGCCGGTGAAGACCGAGATCCTGCGGTCCGCCAGCCCTGCGTTGGCCATCCTTGGCTACGCGCGACGCGCGGCGGCGGATTTGATCGTGATGGGCACGCACGGCCGCAGCGCGATCAGCGACTTCATCCTCGGCAGCGTCGCGCAGAAGGTCATCCGCTCGGCGGCGTGCCCGGTCATGACCGTGCGGGCATCCAGCCCCGTCGACCAGCCGACGGAACGGGGCACGCACGTGTTCTGA
- a CDS encoding STAS domain-containing protein, with product MTSSIPLPKSVLALRQYDLHTFRHDLVAGVTVGLVALPLALAFAIASGLPPQSGIYCAIVTGFLISALGGSRVQIGGPTGAFVVVVAGIVATYGPIGLFMCTMMAGVMLIIAGLTGVGSFIKFIPRPVIIGFTNGIAVLIASTQIKDFLGLTTEANPGEFLQRMREIGTHLGTLHPTTTAVGVVTLVTALAVNRWVKAIPGTVAALVLGTGLAFAFGLHVETVGTRFGGVPSGLPSLHVPRFELSLVLTLLSPALTVATLGAIESLMSAVVADRMSGDRHNPNVELFAQGVANVMSPLFGGLPATGAIARTATNIRSGARTPVAGMIHALTLLAVLLVLAPVAARIPMAVLAGLLFVVAWNMGEWHEIRPLLRQTKADIAVWAVTFGLTVLADLTVAVEVGMFLAAALFVRRVSVTTTVSRVTPDYVREGVVHILQDKPIPDYVTVFRIQGPLLFGTADKVRRVTDRTAELPPVVIFRLRNMTAVDATGLKALEDAARELRTSGRVAIFCGARPQPAAVLRQAGFHEHVGTENVCPHIAAALERARVVHESMRTSSPSA from the coding sequence ATGACCTCATCGATTCCGCTCCCCAAGTCCGTTCTTGCGCTCCGGCAGTACGACCTCCACACGTTCCGGCACGATCTCGTCGCCGGCGTGACGGTGGGTCTGGTCGCGCTGCCGCTCGCGTTGGCATTCGCGATCGCGTCGGGGCTTCCACCCCAGTCCGGAATCTACTGCGCCATCGTCACCGGGTTCCTGATCTCAGCGTTGGGCGGCTCGCGCGTCCAGATTGGCGGGCCCACCGGCGCCTTCGTGGTCGTCGTCGCCGGCATCGTCGCCACGTACGGGCCGATTGGCCTCTTCATGTGCACGATGATGGCCGGCGTCATGCTGATCATCGCGGGACTGACGGGCGTCGGCTCGTTCATCAAGTTCATCCCGCGGCCGGTCATCATCGGGTTCACGAACGGCATCGCGGTGCTGATCGCCAGCACGCAAATCAAGGACTTCCTCGGGTTGACGACGGAGGCCAATCCAGGCGAGTTCCTGCAGCGGATGCGCGAGATCGGCACGCATCTCGGCACGCTGCACCCGACAACGACGGCCGTCGGCGTGGTCACGCTGGTCACGGCGCTGGCGGTGAACCGCTGGGTGAAGGCCATCCCCGGGACGGTGGCCGCGCTCGTGCTCGGCACCGGGCTGGCGTTCGCGTTCGGGTTGCACGTCGAGACGGTCGGCACGCGGTTCGGCGGCGTGCCGTCGGGTTTACCGAGCCTGCACGTCCCGCGCTTCGAGCTCTCGCTCGTCTTGACGCTGCTCTCGCCGGCGTTGACGGTCGCGACGCTCGGCGCGATCGAATCGCTCATGTCGGCCGTCGTTGCCGACCGGATGAGCGGCGATCGGCACAATCCAAACGTCGAGTTGTTCGCGCAGGGCGTCGCCAATGTCATGTCGCCGCTGTTCGGCGGCCTGCCAGCCACGGGCGCCATCGCCCGGACGGCGACGAACATCCGATCCGGCGCGCGGACGCCGGTGGCCGGGATGATTCACGCGCTGACGCTGCTCGCCGTGCTGCTGGTGCTCGCGCCGGTCGCCGCGCGCATTCCGATGGCCGTGCTGGCCGGTCTGCTCTTCGTGGTCGCGTGGAACATGGGCGAGTGGCACGAGATCCGGCCGCTGCTCCGCCAGACGAAGGCCGACATCGCGGTCTGGGCCGTGACGTTCGGCCTGACGGTTCTGGCCGACCTGACCGTCGCGGTCGAGGTCGGGATGTTCCTCGCGGCCGCCCTGTTCGTTCGACGCGTCTCGGTCACGACGACGGTCTCGCGCGTCACGCCCGACTACGTGCGGGAAGGCGTCGTCCACATCCTGCAGGACAAGCCGATTCCCGACTACGTCACGGTGTTCCGCATCCAGGGGCCGCTGCTCTTCGGCACGGCCGACAAGGTGCGGCGGGTGACCGACCGGACCGCGGAGCTGCCGCCGGTCGTGATCTTCCGCCTGCGCAACATGACGGCGGTCGATGCCACCGGCCTCAAGGCGCTCGAGGACGCGGCCCGCGAGCTCCGGACGTCGGGCCGTGTCGCGATTTTCTGCGGTGCGCGGCCGCAGCCGGCTGCCGTGCTCCGCCAGGCGGGTTTCCATGAGCACGTCGGCACCGAGAACGTGTGTCCGCACATCGCCGCCGCGCTCGAGCGCGCCAGGGTGGTGCACGAGTCGATGAGGACATCCTCGCCTTCGGCCTGA
- a CDS encoding Hsp20/alpha crystallin family protein: MNLTRFDPFRELDLLTTRLNRMLGPTFPQSGVLDESMRFGDWSPAMDVEETEKEYVVKADLPAIPKEDVKVRVEDGVLTVEGERKQEKEEKGKKYHRTERSYGKFVRRLALPSDVDQQQIAAECKDGVLLVRLPKKVAAAPKAVDVKIA, from the coding sequence ATGAACCTGACCAGATTCGATCCATTCCGTGAGCTCGACCTGTTGACCACCCGTCTCAACCGGATGCTGGGGCCGACCTTTCCGCAGAGCGGCGTGCTCGACGAGAGCATGCGGTTCGGCGACTGGTCGCCCGCCATGGACGTGGAGGAAACCGAGAAGGAGTACGTGGTGAAGGCCGACCTTCCTGCCATCCCGAAGGAGGACGTGAAGGTTCGTGTGGAAGACGGCGTGCTCACCGTCGAAGGTGAACGCAAGCAGGAGAAGGAAGAGAAAGGCAAGAAGTACCATCGCACCGAGCGGAGCTACGGCAAGTTCGTGCGTCGGCTGGCGTTGCCGAGCGACGTCGACCAGCAGCAGATCGCGGCGGAGTGCAAGGACGGCGTGCTGCTCGTCCGGCTGCCGAAGAAAGTGGCCGCGGCGCCCAAGGCCGTCGACGTCAAGATCGCGTGA
- a CDS encoding sigma-54-dependent Fis family transcriptional regulator produces MAHETILVVDDEPLIRRAIARRLQTAGYDVLEAEDGRTAIDRASAGVDLAILDYKLPDIDGVAVLKQLKQADQDLLVILLTAYADVDTAVAAMKLGAYHFANKPFDLEALVAIVEQALETTRLRREVRQIRQSQGEPYSLDRIVGDSAEMREFKSLLKRIASSPASTVLLTGESGTGKDLAAKVLHYTSSRAGRPFVNITCSALPETLLESELFGHERGAFTDARQQKRGLLEQADHGTVFLDEIGEMTAPLQAKLLRFLEEKTFRRVGGSMDIRVDVRVVAATNRNLEEEVRQNRFREDLFYRLNVLPLKLPPLRAHLEDVPALATYYIGNFNREFKKNVQGVSPAALRALTSYGWPGNVRELRNAVERAMLLASGDLLEPADFPIAAAQQSSHAVELPAGGLKLDEIERSLVLQALQRTGWNQTRAAKLLGLNRDQIHYRIEKFKLEAPETN; encoded by the coding sequence ATGGCACACGAAACCATTCTCGTGGTGGATGACGAGCCGCTGATTCGCCGGGCGATTGCGCGGCGGCTCCAGACGGCCGGTTACGACGTGCTCGAGGCCGAGGACGGCCGCACGGCGATCGATCGCGCCTCGGCCGGCGTCGACCTGGCGATTCTCGACTACAAGCTGCCCGACATCGACGGCGTCGCCGTGCTGAAGCAGCTCAAGCAGGCCGACCAGGATCTGCTCGTGATTCTGCTGACCGCGTACGCCGACGTCGACACCGCGGTCGCGGCGATGAAGCTCGGCGCGTATCACTTCGCCAACAAGCCCTTCGATCTCGAGGCGCTCGTCGCCATCGTCGAGCAGGCGCTCGAGACGACGCGCCTTCGGCGGGAAGTCCGTCAGATTCGACAGAGCCAGGGCGAGCCCTACAGCCTCGATCGCATCGTGGGCGACTCGGCCGAGATGCGCGAGTTCAAGTCGCTGCTGAAGCGCATCGCCTCGAGCCCGGCTTCCACCGTGCTGCTCACCGGCGAGAGCGGCACCGGCAAGGACCTCGCCGCGAAGGTCCTCCACTACACGAGCAGCCGCGCGGGCCGGCCCTTCGTCAACATCACCTGCTCGGCGTTGCCCGAAACGCTGCTCGAGAGCGAGCTCTTCGGCCACGAGCGCGGCGCGTTCACCGACGCGCGGCAACAGAAGCGCGGCCTGCTCGAGCAAGCCGACCACGGCACCGTCTTCCTCGACGAGATCGGCGAGATGACGGCGCCGCTCCAGGCCAAGCTGCTCCGGTTCCTCGAGGAGAAGACGTTCCGGCGCGTCGGCGGCTCGATGGACATCCGCGTCGACGTCCGCGTCGTGGCGGCGACGAACCGCAACCTCGAGGAGGAAGTGCGGCAGAACCGCTTTCGCGAAGATCTGTTCTACCGCCTCAACGTCCTGCCCCTGAAGCTGCCCCCGCTGCGCGCGCATCTGGAGGACGTCCCGGCGCTCGCGACCTACTACATCGGCAACTTCAACCGCGAGTTCAAGAAGAACGTCCAGGGTGTGTCGCCAGCCGCGCTCCGCGCCTTGACGAGCTACGGCTGGCCCGGCAACGTGCGCGAGCTGCGCAATGCCGTGGAGCGGGCGATGCTGCTCGCGTCGGGCGATCTGCTCGAGCCGGCGGACTTCCCGATCGCCGCGGCGCAGCAGAGCAGCCATGCCGTCGAGCTGCCGGCCGGCGGGCTGAAGCTGGACGAGATCGAGCGAAGCCTGGTGCTGCAGGCGCTGCAGCGCACGGGCTGGAACCAGACGCGCGCGGCCAAGCTCCTCGGCCTGAACCGCGATCAGATCCACTACCGCATCGAGAAGTTCAAGCTCGAGGCGCCGGAGACGAACTGA
- a CDS encoding PAS domain S-box protein, which translates to MSDLSETTATAETHPLLAAVLAYSEDAILTLDADRRIARWSQGAIGTYGFGAAEVIGQPFTMLVPDAHRAEHERVLDQLSARRPEISLETVHLTRRGAAVQVAVSLSRLPAAGGAPAGVAVIVRDISDERRAARAMRASEARWRAIIESAVDGIVVCDRRGRIESFNPGAERLFGYRADDVIGRNVSMLMPEPYALEHDAYMARYLRTRQPRIIGIGREVTGRRRDGSTFPIHLSVGEAIIDGESKFTGIVRDLTDRVAMEMKLRQESGLARVGELAAVLAHEVKNPLAAVSGAVQMLATYLPPGGEEQQVVKEVLQRVDVLNKLMSDMLLFARPPQPVVQAIDVGDLLQGALAFFRSDPQAQQLNIHVEPTAGTVLADPQLMKIALQNLLINAGHAMRGRGDLTLRTTTSDGRLHIDVIDHGPGIPPENRERVFTPFFTTKSRGTGLGLPTVRRIAESHRGTVEILESGPDGTTIRLSLPLAD; encoded by the coding sequence GTGAGCGACTTGTCGGAGACCACCGCGACCGCTGAGACGCACCCGCTCCTTGCCGCCGTCCTCGCCTACTCGGAGGACGCGATTCTGACGCTCGACGCCGACCGTCGCATCGCGCGCTGGAGCCAGGGCGCCATCGGGACGTACGGATTCGGCGCCGCGGAGGTCATCGGCCAGCCCTTCACGATGCTCGTGCCCGACGCTCATCGAGCCGAGCACGAGCGGGTGCTCGATCAGCTCTCAGCGCGGCGCCCCGAGATCTCGCTCGAGACCGTGCATCTCACGCGGCGGGGCGCGGCGGTCCAGGTCGCCGTCTCGTTGTCGCGGCTGCCTGCCGCCGGCGGCGCGCCGGCCGGCGTCGCCGTCATCGTGCGCGACATCAGCGACGAACGCCGCGCGGCCCGCGCCATGCGCGCGAGCGAGGCGCGGTGGCGCGCCATCATCGAATCGGCCGTCGACGGTATCGTCGTCTGCGATCGGAGGGGCCGCATCGAGTCGTTCAACCCTGGCGCGGAGCGGTTGTTCGGCTACCGCGCCGACGACGTGATTGGCCGCAACGTGTCGATGCTGATGCCGGAGCCCTACGCGTTGGAGCACGACGCCTACATGGCGCGCTACCTCCGGACCCGGCAGCCGCGCATCATCGGCATCGGCCGAGAGGTGACCGGCCGCCGGCGCGATGGATCGACCTTCCCGATTCACCTCTCGGTGGGCGAGGCCATCATCGACGGCGAGAGCAAGTTCACCGGCATCGTGCGCGACCTGACGGATCGCGTGGCGATGGAGATGAAGCTGCGGCAGGAGTCCGGCCTCGCGCGCGTCGGCGAGCTCGCCGCCGTGCTCGCGCACGAAGTGAAGAACCCGCTGGCCGCCGTGAGCGGCGCCGTCCAGATGCTCGCGACCTACCTGCCGCCCGGCGGCGAGGAGCAGCAGGTCGTCAAGGAAGTGCTGCAGCGCGTCGACGTGCTGAACAAGCTCATGAGCGACATGCTGCTGTTCGCCAGGCCGCCCCAGCCGGTGGTGCAGGCGATCGACGTCGGCGACCTGCTCCAGGGCGCCCTGGCGTTCTTCAGGAGCGACCCGCAGGCGCAGCAGTTGAACATCCACGTGGAGCCCACGGCCGGCACCGTGCTGGCGGATCCCCAGTTGATGAAGATCGCGCTGCAGAACCTGCTGATCAACGCCGGCCATGCGATGCGTGGGCGCGGCGATCTCACGCTCCGCACGACGACCTCCGACGGCCGGCTGCACATCGACGTCATCGATCACGGCCCCGGCATCCCGCCGGAGAACCGCGAGCGGGTGTTCACGCCCTTCTTCACGACCAAGAGCCGAGGCACCGGCCTGGGCCTGCCGACGGTGCGCCGCATCGCCGAATCGCACCGCGGCACGGTCGAGATCCTGGAATCCGGTCCCGACGGCACCACGATCCGGCTCAGCCTGCCGCTGGCGGATTGA
- a CDS encoding universal stress protein, with product MAKIRTILVPTDFSDASAAAFKYAGNLAAGLKCRLHVLHVVANPFISDPWGAEAFALRIADMLAQSEESAKKQLKALVPTSGPLAGRVRTSTARGGAVEEILDYVKRHPVDMIVMGTHGRGLAGRWLLGSVADRVVRHSPVPVLTVPAAGTASRPAAARRSSPKTD from the coding sequence ATGGCGAAGATTCGCACGATTCTGGTTCCCACGGACTTCAGCGATGCGTCGGCCGCGGCGTTCAAGTACGCCGGCAATCTCGCGGCCGGTTTGAAGTGCCGCCTCCACGTCCTGCACGTCGTGGCCAACCCGTTCATCTCGGATCCCTGGGGAGCGGAGGCCTTTGCGCTGCGGATCGCCGACATGCTGGCCCAGTCGGAGGAGTCCGCCAAGAAGCAGCTCAAGGCGCTCGTCCCGACATCCGGCCCGCTCGCGGGCCGCGTCCGGACCTCGACCGCCCGCGGAGGCGCCGTCGAGGAGATCCTCGACTACGTCAAGCGGCATCCCGTCGACATGATCGTCATGGGCACGCACGGACGCGGCCTGGCTGGCCGGTGGCTGCTCGGGAGCGTCGCCGATCGCGTGGTCCGCCACTCCCCCGTTCCAGTGCTCACGGTGCCGGCGGCAGGTACTGCATCGCGACCGGCGGCTGCCCGGCGCTCGTCGCCGAAGACCGACTAG